A section of the Rhizobium sp. Pop5 genome encodes:
- a CDS encoding LysR substrate-binding domain-containing protein — protein sequence MALFNLNDLHLFVQAVDSGGFTAAARHLGIPKSTVSKRVAELEGRLGVRLIQRTSRSFALTELGREFFQHAQASIIEAEMAEGIVRRHLAEPAGTVRLTASVPTAQFTLTEHLPALTARYPKLRLSVHVTDRFVDIVQEGFDIALRSHRGPLPDSALVQRKLASHPFLILASPDYVSTHGQPRRPEELVEHATIMTSLTENQWRLYTDHGDKALVTLQSAVAADEPYVLMETAAAGLGITCLPTSVCRKALADGRLVRVLPDWTAGSIETTILMPHRRGQLPAVRAVVDFLAERLAE from the coding sequence ATGGCGCTTTTCAATCTCAACGATCTCCATCTTTTCGTGCAGGCCGTCGACAGCGGCGGTTTTACCGCCGCGGCCAGGCATCTCGGCATTCCCAAATCGACGGTCAGCAAGCGGGTTGCCGAGCTGGAAGGACGGCTCGGCGTGCGGCTGATCCAGCGCACGTCGCGAAGCTTCGCGCTGACCGAACTCGGCCGCGAATTCTTTCAGCATGCCCAGGCCTCGATCATCGAGGCGGAGATGGCCGAAGGCATCGTGCGCAGGCATCTGGCCGAACCCGCCGGCACCGTCCGCCTGACGGCTTCGGTACCGACGGCGCAGTTTACCTTGACTGAGCATCTGCCGGCGTTGACGGCACGCTATCCGAAGCTCCGGCTCTCCGTGCATGTGACGGACCGCTTCGTCGATATCGTGCAGGAGGGCTTCGATATCGCGCTGCGCAGCCACCGCGGGCCGCTGCCGGATTCGGCGCTGGTGCAGCGCAAGCTCGCCAGCCACCCTTTCCTCATTCTCGCTTCCCCGGATTATGTCAGCACGCATGGTCAACCGCGCCGGCCGGAGGAGCTGGTGGAGCACGCAACGATCATGACCAGCCTGACGGAAAACCAGTGGCGGCTCTACACCGATCACGGCGATAAGGCGCTCGTCACGCTGCAATCCGCCGTGGCGGCAGATGAGCCTTATGTCCTGATGGAAACGGCGGCTGCCGGGCTTGGCATTACCTGCCTGCCGACATCCGTCTGCCGGAAGGCGCTGGCAGACGGGCGGCTGGTGCGGGTGCTGCCGGACTGGACGGCCGGCAGCATCGAGACGACAATCCTGATGCCGCACCGGCGCGGCCAGCTGCCGGCAGTGCGCGCCGTCGTCGATTTTCTGGCGGAACGGCTGGCCGAGTGA
- a CDS encoding glutathione S-transferase family protein, whose protein sequence is MSPILFYGVPEGCSFGSIVALEWSGLPYRLCRVEMPEIVSSDEYKRINAVGETPSLLLEDGRTISESMAILHHIGARAIGTGLGFAQGAEEFDRLNQMLAFLNTTFFKAFGPLWYAFEHPLEPQQKQAITAYGMAAVEKAHHTLERLLGGREWLLGNGPSLADAYFVGIARWNDFHKVVDRRQFPGLRGLYERMQEQPAVRFAHAIEHRQEARSSGGFLGEVDLADAFCLLKQAA, encoded by the coding sequence ATGTCACCCATATTGTTTTACGGCGTGCCGGAGGGCTGCTCCTTCGGCTCGATCGTCGCGCTGGAATGGTCCGGCCTGCCTTATCGGCTCTGCCGTGTCGAGATGCCGGAAATCGTCTCGAGCGACGAATACAAGCGGATCAATGCAGTCGGCGAAACGCCGTCGCTGCTGCTCGAAGATGGCAGGACCATCAGCGAAAGCATGGCGATCCTCCACCATATCGGCGCCCGCGCGATCGGCACCGGTCTGGGCTTTGCGCAGGGGGCGGAGGAATTCGATCGTCTGAACCAGATGCTCGCCTTTCTCAATACTACCTTCTTCAAGGCTTTCGGCCCGCTCTGGTATGCGTTCGAGCATCCGCTGGAGCCGCAGCAGAAACAGGCCATCACGGCCTATGGCATGGCGGCGGTCGAAAAGGCGCATCACACGCTGGAACGTCTGCTCGGTGGCCGCGAATGGCTTCTCGGCAACGGGCCAAGCCTGGCAGATGCCTATTTCGTCGGTATTGCCCGCTGGAACGATTTTCACAAGGTCGTCGACCGCCGCCAGTTCCCCGGCCTGCGCGGTCTCTATGAGCGCATGCAGGAGCAGCCAGCCGTACGATTTGCCCATGCGATCGAGCATCGGCAGGAGGCAAGAAGCAGCGGCGGTTTCCTCGGCGAGGTCGATCTGGCCGACGCATTCTGCCTGTTGAAGCAGGCGGCCTGA
- a CDS encoding sialate O-acetylesterase, whose protein sequence is MRKAIAVGLVALLAMYFLGGMSARHEIFPWPQLSQLRKMVGAEKAVAPSRYTFDDKERLIGDESKTAVTCPTQTDRTAVLLILGQSNAANEGGQRYRSNYGARVVNAFDKQCFIAASPLLGSTDTKGEYWTLLGNKLIASGQNDSVILAPLAYSGSEVARWATGGDLNPVLVDTTKQLQDSGYRITSVLWVQGEKDLVMSTTADAYQKRFMSMVDTLRQHGVAAPVYISIASKCLEPSNGGFKEHIPDNAIVRAQLALSKSGHGIREGVNSDALLDGEDRYDDCHFGGTGAEKVSQAWLNLLRGDRGLEPSG, encoded by the coding sequence ATGCGCAAAGCAATTGCAGTCGGCCTGGTCGCCTTGCTCGCCATGTACTTTCTCGGCGGCATGAGCGCGAGACATGAGATCTTTCCTTGGCCACAACTTTCCCAGTTGAGGAAAATGGTTGGCGCAGAGAAGGCGGTGGCTCCAAGCCGTTATACCTTCGACGACAAGGAACGGCTCATCGGGGATGAATCAAAAACCGCTGTGACCTGCCCGACTCAAACTGATCGAACTGCGGTCTTACTCATTCTTGGCCAATCGAACGCGGCCAACGAAGGTGGGCAGCGGTACCGGTCAAATTACGGCGCTCGCGTTGTAAACGCCTTTGACAAACAGTGCTTCATCGCGGCGTCGCCACTTCTTGGATCGACCGATACCAAGGGAGAGTACTGGACGCTTCTTGGGAACAAATTGATCGCATCAGGACAAAATGACAGCGTCATCCTCGCGCCTCTCGCATATTCCGGATCGGAGGTCGCACGATGGGCGACGGGTGGTGACCTCAATCCTGTGCTGGTCGATACAACAAAACAGCTTCAGGATTCCGGTTACCGGATAACGAGCGTCCTCTGGGTGCAAGGAGAGAAGGACCTCGTTATGAGCACCACTGCAGACGCCTATCAGAAACGTTTCATGTCGATGGTTGACACATTGCGTCAGCACGGCGTCGCAGCGCCCGTTTACATTTCGATCGCATCGAAATGCCTCGAGCCGAGCAACGGCGGCTTCAAGGAGCATATTCCAGACAATGCGATAGTACGGGCGCAACTGGCCCTGTCAAAAAGCGGCCACGGTATCCGAGAGGGCGTGAATTCTGACGCGTTACTCGATGGAGAGGACCGATACGACGATTGCCACTTCGGGGGCACAGGCGCGGAGAAAGTGTCGCAGGCCTGGCTGAACCTTCTTCGCGGCGATCGCGGCCTGGAACCCTCGGGATAG
- a CDS encoding RidA family protein, whose amino-acid sequence MEMIERNPASGLYATSPDYIHALEVRHPSRLLFVSGTMGLDQQGMAAADLDGQLELIWSNLRAILASAEMTVDNIVRLTSYLRDGASMEVNQNARLRALNGRAVPTTAIIVETLRDDWLVEIEIIAAG is encoded by the coding sequence ATGGAGATGATCGAGCGTAATCCGGCAAGCGGGCTCTATGCGACGAGCCCTGACTACATCCATGCGCTGGAAGTCCGGCATCCGTCGCGGCTTCTCTTCGTCAGCGGCACGATGGGTCTCGATCAACAGGGAATGGCGGCTGCCGATCTCGATGGACAACTGGAACTCATCTGGTCCAATCTGCGCGCCATCCTCGCCTCGGCCGAGATGACGGTGGACAATATCGTGCGGCTGACGAGCTATCTGCGGGACGGCGCCTCGATGGAGGTCAACCAGAATGCCCGGCTTCGGGCCCTCAACGGCCGTGCCGTGCCGACCACTGCCATCATCGTCGAAACGCTGCGCGACGACTGGCTGGTCGAGATCGAGATCATCGCCGCGGGATAG
- a CDS encoding Lrp/AsnC family transcriptional regulator → MTENTKDLRRKRQQQPVMDAFDRKILAELGADSGQSYTRLGEAVGLSAPAVHERVRRLRQSGVIKGVHAALDGSALGKPLLAFVHVEAAGWGKSERLMQVLRFPEVEEMHSVAGDASVLFKVRTASPQALEAFLSQIHAVPGVTGTRSYIALSTYLERPVQAGVTENWPDMPLPE, encoded by the coding sequence ATGACGGAAAATACAAAAGATCTTCGGCGGAAGCGCCAGCAGCAGCCTGTCATGGATGCCTTCGACCGAAAGATATTAGCCGAACTCGGCGCCGACAGCGGCCAGAGCTACACAAGGCTCGGCGAGGCAGTCGGGCTATCGGCGCCGGCCGTGCACGAGCGAGTACGTCGCCTGCGGCAATCGGGTGTCATCAAGGGCGTGCATGCCGCACTTGATGGATCGGCCCTCGGCAAGCCGCTGCTTGCTTTCGTCCATGTGGAGGCGGCCGGTTGGGGAAAAAGCGAGCGGCTAATGCAGGTCTTGCGTTTTCCCGAGGTCGAGGAGATGCATTCGGTCGCGGGCGACGCCAGTGTGCTCTTCAAGGTGCGCACCGCGAGCCCCCAGGCATTGGAGGCTTTTCTCTCGCAAATCCACGCCGTTCCCGGTGTCACCGGCACCCGCAGCTACATCGCGCTCTCCACCTATCTGGAGCGTCCGGTGCAGGCAGGCGTCACCGAGAACTGGCCTGACATGCCTTTGCCGGAATAG
- a CDS encoding GFA family protein — MHITGGCHCGAIRYQAEIDPERVSICHCTDCQRLTGSAYRVTAPARPGSFNLVSGEPKAYTKYGDSGGLSRQFFCPNCGSPLYRAGDGGGAIGIRIGGIDQRRDLMPKKQIWCRSALPWVENIESLPRFADEG; from the coding sequence ATGCATATCACCGGAGGATGCCATTGCGGGGCGATCCGCTATCAGGCGGAAATCGATCCGGAGCGCGTCTCGATCTGCCACTGCACCGATTGCCAGCGGCTGACGGGTTCCGCCTATCGCGTCACCGCGCCGGCGCGGCCGGGAAGTTTCAACCTCGTTTCCGGCGAGCCCAAAGCCTATACGAAGTACGGCGACAGCGGCGGTCTCAGCCGGCAATTCTTCTGCCCGAACTGCGGATCGCCGCTCTACCGCGCGGGCGACGGTGGCGGCGCAATCGGCATCCGCATCGGGGGTATCGACCAGCGGCGGGATCTGATGCCAAAGAAACAAATATGGTGCCGGTCGGCTTTGCCCTGGGTGGAGAATATCGAGTCGCTGCCGCGGTTTGCAGACGAGGGCTGA
- a CDS encoding S10 family peptidase yields the protein MRIRTLFLLTALMASLWPALSPAQEDGERPANVQRSARDGVLKLLPADSVTEHELTIGGRKIAYTATAGTLDLFGQDGAQTAAIFYTAYVAKGGEPNRPLTFAFNGGPGAASAFLHLGLVGPKVLDFGPDGRDGANAKLVDNEQSWLDFTDLVLIDPIGTGWSRTVKADDASNYYSVNADAQSIAKAIALYVAHNNRSNSPKYLLGESYGGFRAAKVASVLQESQGIVVAGAVMLSPLLEGQLMFNADQFALGAALELPSLAAAELDRKNAFDEEKQKEAETFALGDYLMKLAGAPPTGADADAFYGRISRLTGIPEDIVTRNRGFLGNSFVKHADTGKGEVTSPYDAAFASPDPYPESDYDRGDDAILDGFTRAYGGAFADYARNELGFKTEMTYELLDSDISRRWEWGSGRGGGSRFQASADDDVRQLLASNSAFHLLIAHGYSDLVTPYSVSRYVVDHLPPSLAGGRVRLELYRGGHMFYTKADQQAAFTADAKAFYTARPAAQPAD from the coding sequence GTGCGCATACGAACCCTGTTTCTGCTCACTGCGCTTATGGCGTCGCTGTGGCCTGCCCTTTCCCCGGCACAGGAAGATGGCGAACGACCGGCGAATGTGCAGCGCAGCGCGCGTGACGGCGTGCTGAAGCTGCTGCCGGCCGATTCCGTCACGGAGCACGAACTGACGATCGGCGGCCGGAAGATCGCCTATACAGCGACGGCAGGCACGCTCGACCTTTTCGGTCAGGACGGCGCGCAGACCGCCGCGATCTTCTACACCGCCTATGTCGCGAAAGGCGGTGAGCCTAATCGGCCATTGACCTTTGCCTTCAACGGTGGGCCGGGTGCGGCTTCCGCCTTCCTGCATCTCGGGCTGGTTGGGCCGAAGGTACTCGATTTCGGGCCTGATGGACGTGACGGCGCCAATGCGAAACTTGTCGACAACGAGCAAAGCTGGCTCGATTTCACCGATCTCGTGCTGATCGATCCGATCGGCACCGGCTGGAGCCGGACTGTAAAGGCGGACGACGCCTCCAACTATTACAGCGTCAACGCCGATGCCCAGAGCATCGCCAAGGCGATCGCGCTCTATGTCGCGCACAACAATCGCTCCAACTCGCCGAAATATCTTCTCGGTGAGAGTTATGGCGGCTTTCGCGCAGCCAAGGTCGCCTCCGTGCTGCAGGAAAGCCAGGGCATCGTCGTCGCCGGCGCAGTGATGCTCTCGCCCTTGCTTGAAGGCCAGTTGATGTTCAATGCCGATCAGTTCGCACTCGGCGCAGCACTGGAACTGCCGTCGCTGGCGGCGGCCGAACTCGACCGCAAGAACGCCTTTGACGAAGAGAAGCAGAAGGAGGCCGAAACCTTCGCGCTCGGCGACTATCTGATGAAGCTCGCCGGGGCGCCGCCGACGGGTGCGGATGCCGACGCCTTCTATGGCAGGATTTCCCGGCTGACCGGTATCCCCGAGGATATTGTCACCCGCAACCGCGGCTTCCTCGGCAATTCCTTCGTCAAACATGCGGACACCGGCAAGGGCGAGGTGACCAGCCCTTACGACGCCGCTTTTGCCTCGCCCGATCCCTATCCGGAATCCGACTACGACCGCGGTGACGACGCCATCCTCGATGGTTTCACCCGCGCCTATGGCGGCGCTTTCGCCGACTATGCCCGCAACGAGCTCGGTTTCAAGACCGAGATGACCTATGAGCTTCTCGACAGCGATATCAGCCGGCGTTGGGAATGGGGCAGCGGGCGCGGCGGCGGATCGCGCTTCCAGGCGAGCGCCGACGACGACGTCAGGCAGCTGCTCGCCTCGAATTCGGCCTTTCATCTCCTGATCGCGCACGGCTACAGCGACCTGGTGACGCCCTACAGCGTCAGCCGCTATGTGGTCGACCATCTGCCGCCCTCGCTCGCGGGCGGGCGCGTCAGGCTGGAACTCTATCGCGGCGGGCATATGTTCTACACGAAAGCCGATCAGCAGGCCGCTTTCACGGCAGATGCCAAGGCCTTCTACACCGCACGCCCGGCCGCGCAGCCGGCGGACTAA
- a CDS encoding MFS transporter gives MTAPSNNAASTLEAADELLLDAEADSLPPPQATRVRGAADRFLLGASLVLIAFNLRPVFSSASALLPEIRSEFGLSALGASLLTTLPVVCLGAFSPLAARLAQRIGSERILLGVLLLLALGTALRGLSSVPLLFIGTALAGACIAIGNVLLPGLVKRDFAGRAAVMTGFYTMALCAGAASAAGLTLPIEHMLGGSLDGALAAWALPALLVGLIWLPQVLRSGGHARRNGFRVEGLWQDRLAWQVTLFMGLQSALAYCVFGWLVPILRERGLDGVTAGAIVSLSVMVQAASCLIVPHIAVRGRDQRLINASLCGVAVTALLGLLFAPLSTVWLWAVLQGIGQGGLIAAAMTTIVLRSRDPDVAAHLSGMAQCVGYLLAAIGPLIVGLIRGWTGSFSWCAVLFIALGLGAAINGWKAGRALEVNVRAVEKV, from the coding sequence ATGACCGCGCCTTCGAACAATGCCGCCAGCACGCTCGAGGCGGCCGACGAACTGCTTTTGGACGCCGAGGCCGACAGCCTTCCGCCACCGCAGGCCACGCGGGTCAGGGGAGCTGCGGATCGTTTCCTGCTCGGTGCGAGCCTCGTGCTGATCGCCTTCAATCTACGACCTGTCTTCTCGAGCGCCTCGGCTCTCCTGCCGGAAATCCGCTCGGAATTCGGGCTGAGCGCGCTTGGCGCCAGCCTGCTGACGACGCTTCCGGTTGTCTGCCTTGGCGCCTTCTCGCCGCTTGCGGCTCGCCTTGCCCAGCGCATCGGTTCGGAGCGCATACTGCTCGGCGTTCTCCTGCTGCTTGCGCTCGGCACCGCCTTGCGCGGGCTTTCCTCGGTGCCGCTACTTTTCATCGGCACGGCCCTTGCCGGCGCCTGTATCGCCATCGGCAACGTGCTGCTGCCGGGGCTGGTGAAACGGGATTTCGCCGGGCGCGCCGCTGTGATGACCGGCTTCTACACGATGGCGCTCTGCGCGGGTGCTGCCAGCGCGGCCGGGCTGACCCTACCGATCGAACATATGCTCGGCGGCTCTCTCGACGGCGCGCTCGCCGCCTGGGCGCTGCCAGCACTTCTCGTCGGCCTCATCTGGCTGCCGCAGGTTCTTCGCAGCGGCGGCCATGCAAGGCGAAACGGTTTTCGGGTCGAAGGCCTCTGGCAGGATCGGCTTGCCTGGCAGGTCACGCTTTTCATGGGGCTGCAATCGGCGCTTGCCTATTGCGTCTTCGGCTGGCTGGTCCCTATTTTGCGCGAACGGGGTCTCGACGGCGTCACCGCCGGGGCGATCGTGTCGCTGTCGGTGATGGTGCAGGCGGCGTCCTGCCTCATCGTGCCGCATATCGCCGTGCGCGGCCGGGACCAGCGCTTGATCAACGCCAGCCTCTGCGGCGTCGCGGTCACCGCCCTGCTCGGGCTGCTCTTTGCCCCGCTTTCGACCGTTTGGCTGTGGGCGGTGTTGCAAGGTATCGGCCAGGGCGGACTGATCGCGGCCGCCATGACGACGATCGTGCTGCGCTCGCGCGATCCCGATGTCGCCGCCCATCTCTCCGGCATGGCGCAATGTGTCGGCTATCTTCTTGCGGCCATCGGCCCGCTCATCGTCGGCCTCATCCGCGGCTGGACCGGAAGCTTTTCCTGGTGCGCGGTTCTCTTCATCGCGCTCGGGCTTGGAGCCGCGATCAACGGCTGGAAGGCCGGCCGAGCATTGGAAGTGAATGTGCGCGCGGTCGAGAAAGTCTGA
- a CDS encoding FadR/GntR family transcriptional regulator yields the protein MRALSKTNLADEAIEAIRSDILGKRWAVGEKLPNEASLSAMLSVSRGTVREAVRVLVSQGYLETRQGSGTYVRSTSDAGRPLTMARRASLRDQFEARLALDVEAARLTAIRKTPETVAGLRRLLAERSNYDGGNQAAFIERDLAFHKAVIAASGNQAMIEIYNFFSTSIADTIAATLGKDIPEPDMQAHAAIVDAIETGDPDKADAAVRRFMAPVLAALDRMILS from the coding sequence ATGCGAGCTCTCAGCAAAACCAATCTCGCGGATGAGGCGATCGAAGCGATCCGCAGCGACATTCTCGGCAAACGCTGGGCGGTCGGCGAGAAATTGCCGAATGAAGCCTCGCTGTCTGCCATGCTCTCCGTCAGCCGCGGCACGGTGCGCGAGGCGGTGCGGGTTCTGGTATCCCAGGGTTATCTCGAGACACGGCAGGGGTCGGGAACCTATGTGCGCTCGACCAGCGATGCCGGCCGGCCACTGACGATGGCGCGGCGCGCCAGCCTGCGCGACCAGTTCGAGGCTCGCCTGGCGCTCGACGTGGAGGCAGCCCGGCTGACGGCGATCCGCAAGACGCCGGAAACGGTTGCGGGGCTCCGCAGGCTGCTTGCAGAACGCAGCAATTACGATGGCGGTAACCAGGCCGCCTTCATCGAGCGCGACCTCGCCTTCCACAAGGCCGTCATCGCCGCCTCTGGCAACCAGGCGATGATCGAGATCTATAATTTTTTCTCGACCTCGATCGCCGACACCATCGCTGCGACGCTCGGCAAGGATATTCCGGAACCAGACATGCAGGCGCATGCCGCTATCGTCGACGCCATCGAAACGGGCGACCCCGACAAGGCGGATGCGGCGGTGCGCCGTTTCATGGCGCCGGTTCTTGCGGCGCTCGACCGGATGATCCTGTCATGA
- a CDS encoding pirin family protein: MSIRPVKHESIATPTMEGAGVKLHRVFGFGDPAMTDPFLMMDDFRNDNPAEYIRGFPWHPHRGIETITYVLAGTVEHGDSLGNRGLLGAGDIQWMTAGSGIMHQEMPKGDFAGRMHGFQLWANLPSSLKMTAPRYQDVKSSDIPVVVDDDGTAVRVICGDFWGKAGPVDGVAAEPIYLDVSVPPGRKKRLPVDTYRNAFAYIFAGSGTFRDASKPFGVRVEKEVDGEELNIRDMSGNRTLVVFDSGDEVTVQAGDQGIRFLLVSGKPIEEPVAWHGPIVMNSREEIMQAMRELQNGTFIKAAH, encoded by the coding sequence ATGTCGATCCGCCCCGTAAAGCATGAGAGTATCGCCACCCCGACTATGGAAGGCGCCGGCGTCAAGCTGCACCGCGTCTTCGGCTTCGGCGATCCTGCGATGACCGATCCATTCCTGATGATGGACGATTTCCGCAACGACAATCCGGCGGAATATATCCGCGGTTTTCCCTGGCATCCGCATCGCGGCATCGAGACGATCACCTATGTGCTCGCCGGCACCGTCGAGCATGGCGACAGCCTCGGCAATCGCGGCCTGCTCGGCGCGGGCGACATCCAGTGGATGACGGCCGGCAGCGGCATCATGCATCAGGAAATGCCGAAGGGTGATTTCGCCGGCCGCATGCACGGCTTCCAGCTCTGGGCTAATCTGCCCTCCTCCCTGAAGATGACGGCGCCGCGCTATCAGGACGTCAAATCGTCCGATATTCCTGTCGTCGTCGATGATGACGGCACAGCCGTGCGGGTGATCTGCGGCGATTTCTGGGGCAAGGCCGGTCCTGTGGACGGCGTCGCTGCCGAGCCGATCTATCTCGACGTTTCTGTACCGCCCGGCAGGAAGAAGCGTCTGCCGGTCGATACCTACCGCAACGCCTTCGCCTATATCTTCGCCGGCTCCGGCACCTTCCGCGATGCATCGAAACCCTTCGGCGTGCGCGTCGAGAAGGAAGTCGACGGCGAAGAACTGAACATTCGCGACATGTCGGGCAACCGCACGCTCGTGGTTTTCGACAGCGGCGATGAAGTCACCGTACAGGCAGGCGACCAGGGCATTCGTTTCCTGCTTGTTTCGGGCAAACCGATCGAGGAGCCGGTCGCCTGGCACGGCCCCATCGTGATGAACTCCCGCGAGGAAATCATGCAGGCGATGCGCGAGTTGCAGAACGGCACCTTCATCAAGGCGGCGCATTAA
- a CDS encoding class II glutamine amidotransferase, with amino-acid sequence MCRWAAYRGDPLYLEELVSSPAHSLIEQSHCATRAKTATNGDGFGIAWYGERPEPGRYRDILPAWSDCNLKSLARQIRSPLFLAHVRAATGGGTRRDNCHPFTHGIWSFMHNGQISGFERLRRPMEAMLDDELFNARGGTTDSELMFLLALQFGLREAPVAAMADMVGVVEDLAENTLGSILLRFTAAFSDGKSLYAIRYATDRKAPTLYASPVGAGYCLVSEPLNDDVDAWAEIPNGSAVTIGKNGIEVTDFRLGKRNTAKRQRVAISA; translated from the coding sequence ATGTGTCGCTGGGCAGCTTATCGCGGAGATCCCCTCTATCTGGAGGAGCTGGTATCTTCGCCCGCCCATTCCCTGATCGAGCAGTCCCATTGCGCCACCCGCGCCAAGACGGCGACGAATGGCGATGGTTTCGGCATCGCCTGGTATGGCGAAAGGCCCGAGCCCGGCCGCTACCGCGATATCCTGCCGGCTTGGTCGGATTGCAATCTGAAGAGCCTGGCGCGCCAGATCCGTTCGCCGCTCTTCCTCGCCCATGTCCGGGCCGCCACAGGCGGCGGTACGCGGCGCGACAATTGCCACCCCTTCACCCACGGCATCTGGTCCTTCATGCACAACGGCCAGATCTCCGGTTTCGAGCGCTTGCGCCGGCCGATGGAGGCGATGCTCGACGACGAGCTGTTCAATGCCCGCGGCGGGACGACTGATTCCGAGCTGATGTTCCTGCTGGCGCTGCAGTTCGGATTGCGCGAAGCGCCGGTTGCAGCCATGGCTGACATGGTCGGTGTCGTCGAGGATCTGGCCGAAAACACTCTCGGTTCGATCCTGCTGCGTTTCACCGCCGCCTTCTCCGACGGAAAATCGCTCTATGCGATCCGCTATGCCACCGACCGCAAAGCGCCGACGCTCTATGCTTCGCCTGTCGGTGCCGGCTATTGCCTCGTGTCCGAGCCGTTGAATGACGATGTTGATGCCTGGGCCGAAATTCCGAACGGCAGCGCCGTCACCATCGGCAAGAACGGCATCGAGGTGACCGATTTCCGGCTGGGGAAGCGCAACACGGCAAAGCGGCAGCGTGTGGCTATATCAGCCTGA
- the coaBC gene encoding bifunctional phosphopantothenoylcysteine decarboxylase/phosphopantothenate--cysteine ligase CoaBC, whose protein sequence is MALNGKRILLIISGGIAAYKSLDLIRRLRERGASVRPVMTKGAQEFVTPIAVGALAADHVFVDLFSRLDEQDVGHIRLARDCDLVLIAPATADLMAKMANGLADDLASTVLLATDKPVLAAPAMNPRMWAHPATRRNAATLRADGVHFVGPMAGEMAEGGEAGLGRMAEPLEIVAAAEAVFEGGRHKPLAGRKAIVTSGPTHEPIDPVRYIANRSSGRQGHAIAAALAKLGAEVTLVSGPVMIPDPIGVSTVHVERAEEMRDAVLAALPADVAVMVAAVADWRVASAADQKLKKHPGESIPTLALTENPDILKTVGHHTMRPKMVIGFAAETQDVESNAKAKLERKGADLIVANDVSPATGIMGGSRNSVKLVSHDGIEHWPDLAKEEVAERLAALIAERLRLI, encoded by the coding sequence ATGGCTCTCAACGGCAAACGCATCCTCCTCATCATCTCAGGCGGCATCGCGGCCTATAAGAGCCTGGATCTGATCCGCCGTCTGCGCGAACGCGGGGCGAGTGTCCGCCCTGTCATGACAAAGGGAGCGCAGGAATTCGTGACGCCGATTGCGGTCGGCGCGCTGGCGGCAGACCACGTCTTTGTCGATCTATTTTCGCGTTTGGACGAACAGGATGTTGGCCATATCAGGCTGGCGCGCGACTGTGACCTTGTGCTCATTGCTCCTGCCACGGCCGACCTGATGGCGAAGATGGCGAACGGGCTTGCCGACGATCTCGCATCGACCGTGCTTCTGGCGACGGATAAGCCAGTGCTTGCCGCCCCGGCGATGAACCCCCGAATGTGGGCGCATCCGGCAACACGACGCAATGCGGCGACACTCAGGGCAGACGGTGTCCACTTCGTCGGGCCGATGGCCGGCGAAATGGCCGAAGGCGGGGAAGCCGGGCTCGGCCGGATGGCGGAACCGCTGGAGATCGTGGCCGCGGCCGAAGCTGTGTTCGAAGGTGGCAGGCACAAGCCGCTTGCCGGACGAAAGGCGATCGTGACCTCGGGACCGACGCATGAGCCGATCGATCCGGTCCGCTATATCGCCAATCGCTCCTCCGGCCGGCAGGGGCATGCGATCGCCGCGGCCCTTGCAAAACTCGGGGCGGAGGTGACGCTCGTATCCGGGCCGGTAATGATCCCAGATCCCATCGGCGTCAGCACCGTGCATGTCGAGCGGGCGGAGGAGATGCGCGACGCCGTGCTGGCGGCGCTGCCGGCCGACGTCGCCGTGATGGTCGCGGCCGTGGCGGACTGGCGCGTGGCCTCGGCCGCCGACCAGAAGCTGAAGAAACATCCGGGCGAATCCATCCCGACGCTGGCGCTGACCGAAAATCCCGACATCCTGAAAACCGTCGGCCATCACACAATGCGACCGAAGATGGTGATCGGCTTTGCCGCCGAGACGCAGGATGTCGAAAGCAACGCGAAAGCGAAACTCGAGAGGAAGGGCGCTGACCTGATCGTCGCCAATGACGTCTCCCCGGCGACCGGCATTATGGGCGGCAGCCGCAACAGCGTCAAACTTGTCAGCCATGACGGCATCGAGCACTGGCCTGATCTCGCCAAGGAAGAGGTTGCTGAAAGGTTGGCTGCACTGATCGCCGAAAGGCTCAGGCTGATATAG